The Candidatus Sulfotelmatobacter sp. genome has a window encoding:
- a CDS encoding UBP-type zinc finger domain-containing protein, which yields MPNKCTHLNQIKIGKTDVHVCEDCIKIGDSWVHLRLCLSCGHVGCCDSSKNKHATKHFHKTQHPLIRSNEPGESWVWCYVDEMEAA from the coding sequence ATGCCGAACAAATGTACTCACCTGAATCAAATCAAAATCGGAAAGACAGACGTGCATGTGTGCGAAGACTGCATCAAGATTGGCGATTCCTGGGTGCATCTGCGCCTGTGTCTTAGCTGTGGACATGTGGGCTGCTGCGATTCGTCAAAGAACAAGCATGCCACCAAACATTTCCACAAGACGCAGCACCCGCTCATCCGCTCGAACGAGCCGGGAGAATCGTGGGTCTGGTGTTATGTGGACGAAATGGAAGCGGCATAG